From Microbacterium rhizosphaerae:
GATCCCTACTTGGTGACGACTTCGTACCCTGCCGCCTGCGCCAGTCCGGAGAGCTGGTCCTGCAACGGCTTGAGCGTGCTGGCGATGTCGCCGCCCGCCTTGATCGATGCGACCACAGTGGACACGACCGTCGCGTCGACCTGGTAACGCGTGGCGCCGACCGCGGGGTTGATCTTCGCCGCCTGGTCCTTGAGCACCGGCACCGGGTCCTCGGCGTAGTAGCCGCTGGCGGTGACCGTCTGCGACCACGTCGTCGCGGCCGGAGCGTAGGCCGGGTACGTCGGAGCGGTCTTCTGGTAGGCGTCGTTCGTGCTCACCCACTGGGCGACCGCGGCCGCGGCCGCAGGGTCGGCTGCGTGACGCGACACGACATAGATGCCGCCCCCATATGCGCCGGACCAGTTGGTGGTCTCGCCCGTCCACGTCGGCATGGCACCCGCGACGATCGTGCCCGCGGGCGCGCCGTACCCGGTAGAGGCCTTGATGACGTACTCGCCCATCCACGACGGCCCGGGCATCATCAGCACCTTGCCGTCCTTGGCGAGCTTGTTCATGCCCGCATCGAACGGGGCCAGCCGCGAGACGGAGCCGTCGGCGAGCAGCGGGTCGAGGGTGTCGGCAACGCGGGTGCACTTAGCGTCGGCCGTGTTGATGTGCACTTGGTTGCTGGACTTGACGTCTGCCAGCGGGCAGCCGCTGCTCCAGAGGAAGTCGTACCAGATGTTCGCGCCGCCGGCAGCTCCGATGATGTAGCCGGGGTGCTCGGCGGCGACCTTCTGGCCGAGCGCCTTGTACTCGTCCCACGTTGTCGGTACCTGGTAGCCGAACTGCGCCATCAGCGGCTTGTTGACCCAGAGGATGGACTGCGCGAGGTCGTTCTGCAGGCAGTAGAGCTTTCCGTCGATCTTGCAGATGGAGTTCTTCGTCGAGAAGCCGTCCTGGACGTTCTTCGGAACCGCCTTGTCGAGCGGCGCCGCGAAGTTGAACAGCTGGCTCTGCAGGGCCGCGATCTCGTTCGTCGTCGGGTCGAAGATGACGTCGGGCCACCCCGAGCCGACCCGGTTCGCGAGCTGGATCTTGCTCAGCATGCCGCTCCCGTCGACGACCTCGATCTTCATCTTCACGTCCGGGTGCGCCGTCTGGTACGCCTTGAACGCGGCCTCGCGCGTCGCATCCGTCCAGACCACCAGCGGCGAGCCGGAGGTCTTGGCCGGCGTGCTCGTGCCCGCGCAGGCCGACAGCGCGATCGCCGAGACCGCGGCCACGGCGGCGACGGTGAGGACCTTCCGCAGGCCCTTCATAGATGGTTTCACTGTGCTTCTCCCTTGATGCAGAAACCTGATGTCTCGTATTTCGAAGTTTGGGCTGGAAACTTCGTACACGATGCTGTTATCGTCATGCCATGACACGACCGTGTCAATGCGAGCGACGATGCAAACACGATAGAAAGACCAGCAGCGTCGGATCATGCTCCATCCTGAGGAGGACGATATGGCGGATCCCCTGGCAACGGACCCTTTCGAGCTGTCGCTGCGCCGCCCGGCCCCGCGCCGCGTGCTGGCCGATGAAGTGTACGAGATCCTGCGTGAGAGTCTCCTGTCACAGCGCATCGCACCCGGCGCGCGGTTGAACCTCGACCAACTCGCCCGCGAGCTGCACGTCTCGAACACCCCCGTGCGCCAGGCCCTCGCCCGACTCGAAGCCGACGGCCTCGTGACGAAGGAGCCGTACATCGGGTTCACCGCATCCCCGCTCCTCGACTCGCGCACCATCGAGGAGCTCTACGACCTCCGCCTGCTGATCGAGCCCGCGGGCGCCGGCCGAGCCGCGAAGCGCGGCCCGGCGGAATGGATCGCGAAGCTCGAGGAGATCGTCACGGCCGCCGAGGGCATGCTCGAGGAGCAGTTGCCGGAGCATGCTGAGGCGCTCGGGAACGCCGATGCCGAGTTCCATCTCGCCGTCGCGAGCGCGGGGGGCAACGGGGTGATCGTCGACTATCTCGGCCAGGTGCTGACCCAGATGAGCAGGTACACGCTCTATTCCAGCCGGCAGGCTGCGCACCACGCGTGGGAGGAGCACCGGACCGTTCTCGAGGCGATCGAGCGCGGTGACTCGGACGAGGCGTTGAAGGCGATGCGCGCGCATCTGCGCAACGGCTGGGACCGCGTTCACGAGCTCGTGAACTGATCGAAGTGCTCCCGACGGAATGGTTGTCATGATGGGCACCGACGTCCCCCTGCACATGATTGCCCAGGCGACTCGCGGCGCCCTCGGCGTTGAGCTCACGGAGGCCGGTCTGCATATCCGCAGGCTGCCGGCCTGGACCGTTGCGCAGTACGCCGACGACCGCTTCCTCGATGTGGTCACGCAGAACGGATCCGGAGTTCGGCTGGACTTCGAGACGACGTCCTCCTGGATCGAGCTGGGCTGCCGGTGGGACGTGCTGCGCTCCGAAAGCGTCACGCTGCCACTTGCCTCGCTTGTCGTCGAGATAAACGGGACCGGCACCCAGGCTTACCCGCTCGAAGCAGGGTACGGAATAGACCTTGTCGACTCGACTGGCCGGATCACACAGTTCCCGGGCCGGGAGACCCGCATGCGACTCGAGCTTCCCGGAGCGCCAACGTGTCGCGCCGTGACCGTCTGGCTCCCGCAAAGCGCACGCGTGACCATCACCGGCGCTCGATCTGACGCCGCGCTGGCAGTGCGCGCCACGGCTCAGCCTCGCTGGCTTCACTACGGCAGCTCGATCAGCCAATGCAATGAAGCACCTGATCCGCTCGGTGCCTGGCCTGTCCTAGTCGCGCGTCGTCTCGGTCTGGATCTGACCAACCTCGGATTGGCCGGGCAGGCCCACCTCGACCAGTTCGTTGCCAGAACGATCCGAGACGCGGAACCCGACCTCATCACTCTCAAAGTCGGTATCAACATGGTTGCGGCAGGGACGATGAAGGCGCGTACTCTGCGCTCGGCCCTTCACGGATTCCTGGACACCATCCGTGAATCCCTCCCGACGACACCGATCACTGTGATTTCGCCGATCTTCAGCCCGGACTTCGAAACCACGCCGGGGCCAAGTCACGTGGCAGACCTCGAGCGGCTCGAGTCCGGCACCGTGACGGGTGACGACCGTCTCACACTGCGGGCGACTCGGCAGATTCTTCGCGATGTCGCAACACAGCGTATGGCGAATGATCAACATCTCGGCTACCTCGACGGAACGGCCCTCCTCGATTCCGCAGACATCGATCTGCTTCCGGACCGGGTCCATCCGAATCCGACCGGATATCGAGCGATGGCCGAACGATTCGTCGGCACCAGTACGAGTCTCCCCGGCTTCGCCGGCCTCACCCGTCACGAATGAGTCATTGCATGCTCGCGCCCCTGAACTGCTTGAATACAAGTATACTAACGCTGATATCAGCCACCGCTCCCGCCTGCATCGAGGACGATCAGGCCAGTCGACGAAAGCAAGACGAATGAGCCTCCTCCGCCCCTCCACTGCCGTCGACGGCGACACGACGCGGCCGGCGATCGAAGAGATCCTCGTGCTGCACCACAGCCACCTCGACGTCGGGTACACGCACTCGCAGCCGATCCTGTGGCGACTGCAGTCCGAGTACCTCACGCAAGTCCTGGACTGGTTGGAGGACACCGCCGGCGGCCCCGCGGCATCCCGTCCGAAATGGACCTGCGAGGTCACCGAACCCGTCCGGCGATGGCTTCTCACCGCTTCCGCTGATCAGCGCGATCGGTTCGTCACCCTCGCCCGTGAGGGACGGATCGGCTTCGGCGCCCTGCGCTGGAACACTGCCGCGCTGACGGATCGCACCGCGCTCCGTCGTCTCGTGGACGGGAAGCGGCAGATCGAGGATCTGACGGGGATGCCCATCCGCGTCGCCTCTCAGCATGACGTGAACGGCATCCCGTGGCCCCTCGCCGATGTCCTTCTCGACGCTGGCGTCGAACTGTTCATCATGGCGATCAACACCTACCTGGGACGGGCCGTCACGCCGCGACCCGGCGCATTCCACTGGGAGGCGCCCTCGGGTCGCCGACTCAGAGTCTTCAACGGCAACCACTACACGATGTTCGACCAGCTTCTCAACGCGTGGGACGACTCCGTAGAGCGGATGCAGCAGGGATGGTCAGACTACGCCCAGCACCTCCAGCGCATCGGCTATCGGCTGCCCTTCGCGTACCTGACCACGACCTGCTCCCCCACGCTCTGGGACAACGCCCCGCCGAACCCGTTCATGCCGGAGCTGATCGGCCGCTGGAACGCGTCGGCTGCCGCCCCGCGCCTTCGCTACGCGACATACGACGACCTGCTCGAGAACGTCCGGGACCTCGACCAGGCCTCCCTGCCGGTCGCGCGCGGCGACTGGACGGACTTCTGGAGCTTCGGTTACGGCAGCACGCCGATCGAGACCGCGCTCAACCAGGCCTCGAAGCCCCTGCTGGAGGCGGCGGTCCGGTTGGATGCGCAGCCCGAGCTGCTCGCTCAGGCCACCGACTGCGTCGACCTGTACGACGAGCACACGTGGAGCCATTGGGACACCGAGCTGTCGCACCCGCAAGCCCGCACGCAGGACGCACTGAAAGCCGCTGTGGCATACGAAGGACACGAACTCGCCAGCATGGCGGTCATGGACGCGCTCGACCGGCTGGCCGAGAACCCACTCGCCGACCGAGGAATGTCGGGCATCCTGGTCTGCAACACCTCCGATCACATCCGCGAGGAGTATGTCGAGGTGCCGGCAGCCTGGATCGAGCCGCAGACCACGGCGACCGAGCGAACGTATCGCGCCAGCCGCCTCATGAGCGGCAATCGATCGTGGGATCGCCGGCCGGGCGAGCCTCTCCGCACGCTGGGCCCGATCCGGGTCGAGGCAGGCACCTGGCGGATCATCGGCCTCGACGAGCTCCCGTCGCCCGTCTCCTCCGGATCCATCCGGACGGGCGTCGGCCCTGCGGTCGTCACCTACCGCGGGGTGAACGGCGACGACACCGACCATGCCGAATCGACCACGGGCTACCTCGAATCACCGTTCCACCGGCTCACCTACAACCTCAAGAGCGGCCGCATCCTGTCGATCATCGACCTCGCGCGTGACCGTGAGCTGCTGGCACCGCGGCCCGGGATCGACTTCCTCTCCGTGGTCCGCGAGTCCCCCGACCCGCTCGTCGATCCGACCCGCCTCGCGTTCCACCTGCGTGATCTCAGACGCGAGCAGCTCGATCAGTCGAACTGGCTCGACTGGACGCGGCGCCTCGACCACGCCGACAGAGTGTCCGGTCTCGCCGTCACAACCTCGGACCGCGAGGTCACGCTCGTGCGGACCCTCCACGTGCGCGGTGTGCCTCCGGTCACCCAGCGCATCGGCCTCAGCGCCGACGACCCGACGATCCACATCGAAGTGACCCTCGACCTCCCGAACGACGAGTCACCGCACGGCCTCTATCTCGCTCTCCCGCTCGCCCTCGACGCGGGCTGGGGCGCCGCATTCGACACCGCGGGGCAGATCGTCGAGCTCGACCGTGACCAGCTGCCCGGATCCAGCCGCGGCTGGGTCACCGCCGAGGCGGTCGCGATGGCCTGGGACGACCAGTCCGCCGTGGCGCTGCTCACCCCGGATGCGCCGCTCGTCCAGTTCGGCGGATTCCACTTCGGACCGCCTCCCGACGCGATCGAGCGGACGCGGCATCCACTCCTGCTGAGCTGGATCAGCAACAACTACTGGGACACCAACTTCCCCCGTACCCAGGCCGGGCGGCTCGTGCTTCACTACAGACTGTTGACCCAAGACAGGCCCGATCACGACGCCGTCCTGCGGCGCGTGTCCGACATGCGCACACCGCTGCTGACCTGGCCGGTGACGACACATGGACGTTCTCCGTCCACGGGTCCATTGCCCGGCACTCCCACCGAACGCACGATCGCGGCCCTCGAAGGCGCGGGACGTTGACGTCTGCACTCAGTGTGGCGTAGGTCGGACCGCCGTCCGTAGGCCCCGGCCATGCACACCTGGCGGACAGCGCGGATCGCCTCTTCGATTCACGGCAGGGACGAGGTTTGCGCAGCACGCGCGTCGGCGACGGGCGCAATCGTGAGAGGCGGTCGGGTCAGAAGTCAACACGCGGCTATCCACCCCTAGAGGCGCCACCGGCCAGTCCGCAAAAAGTCCGCAGAATCCTCACCGCAGGTCACTCGACGCCGTCCGCGGGCAACCCTACTTCCGCGTGATTCCGCGGTTCCCGTCCGAACCCGTCGCCCGACTACCTGCCGGATGCCGTTCGTCAACTACCGCTGACGCGCCCCTTTGCCGGGGTCTTCCGGGTTCAATCCGCAGGGAGTCCGCAGTAATCGTTCGGACTCGGGCTGGTCGTCGCGCACGACCGGCGGCGGCCTCGGCGCAGACGATCGGCCGAACATGCGGACGCCGGAGGTCAGCGCATGGCCGCCTGGATGCGGCGGTCCAGGTCGTCCAGCTCCGCGAGCAGGTCGTTGGCGACCCACACCCGGTCGCGTTTGCGGCCCGTGATCTCGCGGATCACCGCCGCGTCCTCGAGCCGAGCGATCGCGGTGTACACGGCGGAGGTGTTGGCGCCGGCGTGAGCCTCGACCTCTGCGGCGGTCATGCCGGGGTGGTCGTAGAAGACGGGCAGCAGGGTCGCTGCAGCGGAGCCCCTCCGAGCCTTCACCTGGGCAGCCCACTCCTCCGGTCGCGCCTTGATCCTCTCGATCGAGATGCGAGACTCGGATGCCTCGACCTGCGCCGACCGCATGAACAGCAGTGCCAGCGGCTCCGGGTCGCCCGACCGATAGAGCCCCAGCGCCTCGAAATACTCCTCCCGTCGGGCGAGGATCCCGCTGGCCAGCGGGATCACGGCGTGCCGAGCGACACCCCGGCGACGCAGCGACGCCGAGACGAGCGCCCGCCCGATCCGGCCGTTGCCGTCGGTGAAGGGGTGGATCAACTCGAACTGGGCGTGGGCGATCGCGGCTTGCATCAGCGCGGGCACATCGTCGCGGTTCAGGTAGGCGAGCAGGTCATCCATGAATTCAGGCACACGCTCGGGTGCGCTCATCCTGGAATTGTGACGACGCTATTCCAGGTTTGCAATTGTAATCTGGAACAGGGAAACCTCCTTCCCGCTGCCTCATGATTCGCCGGAGCCGGCTTCCGCCCTCGGTCCCACCGCTTCCGGAACGTCAGTTCGCAGAGGCCTCGTCGGCGCTCCCGCTCGGATTGGGTACCGTGCCGCCGTAACGCGCTGCGACGCCTCCCGTCTGCACGGGGACCCCGTCGACGGGGGCGCCGTACTCCGGCGAGTACGTGCGGCTGAATCGGAAGACATCGACGAATCGCTGCAGTCGCGCGTCAGCGGGATCCGAGAGCTGCAGCTGGTGGCCCCACGAGGAGATGACGATGGGGCTCGGCAGGTTGTCATCCGCCCACGGGGCGAGGGTGAGGTATCGGTTGGACTGGCCGGGCAGCCCCGGAATCTGCTCCCGGATCACGGTTTGCTTGCCGACGAAGTCGACGAGCTGCCGAACCTGGGCTGCCGGCAGCGAGGCGCGGTACGCGATCCAGACTCCGCCGTGCTCCAGCGTGTGCACCGCGCGCTCGCTCGGCACCGGCTTGTCGTACACGCCGGCGTTCATCCACACGGGATCGTGCGGGCCGCCGGCGGGCGGCGCGCTCACGTAGGTCACCTTGCCGGTGACGTGGGTGTGCTCCTCGGCGCCGCCGAGCGCGGTGCCGTTCGCGTCGACCGCCGTCGACCACGCGATCACGCCGGGGATGCCGGAATCGTCGGCGACCGTGGTGACGGGCCGCTGGGTCGTCGCGGGTGCGCCCGCCGCGGGCCCCGCGGGGATGATCTCGCCGCCCGCCGAGGCGCCCGACGCCGCTGACGGGCTCAGGCGGCTGGAGCCCGATTCGGGAGGGCTGCCGGCCGCACACGCACAGAGAAGGATGCTCGACGCAGCAAGGAGCACGGTCAGACGACGGACACGAGGGCGCATGCCACCATCTCAGCACGTGCAGTCACGGAATCGCCTGGAGCCCGCACGAGGATCGCGCTCGTACAGCGTATGACCAGGTCAGCTCGTGAGGACGACCTTCCCGATGTTCCTGCGCTCCTCGATGTGCCTGTGCGCCGTCGCGACCTCCGCGAGGGGAAAGCTGCGGTCGACGTGCGGGCGCACCCACCCCGCATCCACACCCGCGAGAAGTGTCCGCATCCACCCCGCCGTCATCTCGGCCTCGCCCCACATGTGACCGAGATTGACGCCGAAGACGGCCTTGTTCGCATTCATGAGCGCCACCGGATGGAACAACGGCATGCCCGCGGCGACCCGGCCGAGGCGCAGCGGTCCGGCGAGCTTCGACGACGTCGCGGTCGAGACCCCGAACATCCCGAGCCGGCCGCCCGAGCGCAGCGCGCGGTAGCTCTTCTTCCAGTGGGCGCCGCCGAGCGGATCGGTGACGAGCGCGACGCCCTTCCCGCCGGTGAGGCGGTCGACTTCTTTCGTCCAATCCGTCGTGCGGTAGTCGATGAGCTCATGGGCGCCCCGCTCGAGGAGGAACGGATGCTTCGCGCTGCTGGCGGTGCCGTAGATCGTCGCGCCGACATGCCGGGCGATGTCGATCGCGG
This genomic window contains:
- a CDS encoding ABC transporter substrate-binding protein is translated as MKGLRKVLTVAAVAAVSAIALSACAGTSTPAKTSGSPLVVWTDATREAAFKAYQTAHPDVKMKIEVVDGSGMLSKIQLANRVGSGWPDVIFDPTTNEIAALQSQLFNFAAPLDKAVPKNVQDGFSTKNSICKIDGKLYCLQNDLAQSILWVNKPLMAQFGYQVPTTWDEYKALGQKVAAEHPGYIIGAAGGANIWYDFLWSSGCPLADVKSSNQVHINTADAKCTRVADTLDPLLADGSVSRLAPFDAGMNKLAKDGKVLMMPGPSWMGEYVIKASTGYGAPAGTIVAGAMPTWTGETTNWSGAYGGGIYVVSRHAADPAAAAAVAQWVSTNDAYQKTAPTYPAYAPAATTWSQTVTASGYYAEDPVPVLKDQAAKINPAVGATRYQVDATVVSTVVASIKAGGDIASTLKPLQDQLSGLAQAAGYEVVTK
- a CDS encoding GntR family transcriptional regulator — protein: MADPLATDPFELSLRRPAPRRVLADEVYEILRESLLSQRIAPGARLNLDQLARELHVSNTPVRQALARLEADGLVTKEPYIGFTASPLLDSRTIEELYDLRLLIEPAGAGRAAKRGPAEWIAKLEEIVTAAEGMLEEQLPEHAEALGNADAEFHLAVASAGGNGVIVDYLGQVLTQMSRYTLYSSRQAAHHAWEEHRTVLEAIERGDSDEALKAMRAHLRNGWDRVHELVN
- a CDS encoding GDSL-type esterase/lipase family protein, giving the protein MMGTDVPLHMIAQATRGALGVELTEAGLHIRRLPAWTVAQYADDRFLDVVTQNGSGVRLDFETTSSWIELGCRWDVLRSESVTLPLASLVVEINGTGTQAYPLEAGYGIDLVDSTGRITQFPGRETRMRLELPGAPTCRAVTVWLPQSARVTITGARSDAALAVRATAQPRWLHYGSSISQCNEAPDPLGAWPVLVARRLGLDLTNLGLAGQAHLDQFVARTIRDAEPDLITLKVGINMVAAGTMKARTLRSALHGFLDTIRESLPTTPITVISPIFSPDFETTPGPSHVADLERLESGTVTGDDRLTLRATRQILRDVATQRMANDQHLGYLDGTALLDSADIDLLPDRVHPNPTGYRAMAERFVGTSTSLPGFAGLTRHE
- a CDS encoding Fic family protein, with protein sequence MSAPERVPEFMDDLLAYLNRDDVPALMQAAIAHAQFELIHPFTDGNGRIGRALVSASLRRRGVARHAVIPLASGILARREEYFEALGLYRSGDPEPLALLFMRSAQVEASESRISIERIKARPEEWAAQVKARRGSAAATLLPVFYDHPGMTAAEVEAHAGANTSAVYTAIARLEDAAVIREITGRKRDRVWVANDLLAELDDLDRRIQAAMR
- a CDS encoding DUF3105 domain-containing protein, whose translation is MRPRVRRLTVLLAASSILLCACAAGSPPESGSSRLSPSAASGASAGGEIIPAGPAAGAPATTQRPVTTVADDSGIPGVIAWSTAVDANGTALGGAEEHTHVTGKVTYVSAPPAGGPHDPVWMNAGVYDKPVPSERAVHTLEHGGVWIAYRASLPAAQVRQLVDFVGKQTVIREQIPGLPGQSNRYLTLAPWADDNLPSPIVISSWGHQLQLSDPADARLQRFVDVFRFSRTYSPEYGAPVDGVPVQTGGVAARYGGTVPNPSGSADEASAN
- a CDS encoding synaptic vesicle VAT-1 family membrane protein, which gives rise to MLQAVIVGHGGPEKLQLREGPDPRPAPGEARIRVRASGINFADILAREGLYPDAPKPPVVVGYEVSGSVDAVGGGVDPALVGTEVIGLTRFGGYADVVSVPVGQVFMKPSGLSHEEGASLPVAYLTAWQLLVVMGSLKADETVLIHNAGGGVGLAAIDIARHVGATIYGTASSAKHPFLLERGAHELIDYRTTDWTKEVDRLTGGKGVALVTDPLGGAHWKKSYRALRSGGRLGMFGVSTATSSKLAGPLRLGRVAAGMPLFHPVALMNANKAVFGVNLGHMWGEAEMTAGWMRTLLAGVDAGWVRPHVDRSFPLAEVATAHRHIEERRNIGKVVLTS